The DNA sequence GAAATTAGCCATTTCGTCGAAAGAGTAGAAACAGAATACGATAATTGCGTTGTATTAAAATTAGCAAAAGAGTTGCTGGGGTTAGAGAGTGAGGTATTTATTACTGCTTGGGACATATCTACCACCAGCCAACTCTGCCTACTACAACGAAACCGAAATTTCAAATGGTGTGTCTATTATGGAAGAGTGTATTTTGGATCTTATAGAAAACGTTGGTGATTTGccctttattttgtttggagatATGAATGCAAGAACAGGTTCTCGGAATGCACGTGAAATGCAGTGTTTTTATGATGCAGATTACTTCAGTGTGTTCCCGTCACAGAACACTGAAGTCGAGGAAGGAGACGATTGTTTTGAagaatgcgtgcgtgtgtcgaaAGATAGAGAGGAAAATGCCTTTGGTAAATATTTGTTGAATGTTTGTGAGCAATTTGACTTTGTTATTGTGAACGGTATGCAGGGAAAGGGAGGAGGGGACGGTAACTTTACCTATGTTTCAACATCGGGTTGTAGTGTTATTGACTATTTTATTGTGTCAAgaaatttgttttcttctgtttcaCTTAATGTAGCTGAAAAAATTGAATCCAAACACATGCCTGTGGAAATGATCTTCCTGCCAAATGATGTTTTAGTTAACTCTGAGTGTAATGTTTCTAAGGCTGTCAAGATTGAAAAGTTTGTTTGGTGTGATGAAAAGTCGATTTCGTTTGTATCCTCATTCTCTTCTGAAGAAATTCAGGCCCGCCTCCGAGATGCCACTGAATTAATAGAAGTGGATGTCAATTTATCTCTAAGTAAATTTAACGAAGCAATGACGATGGCAGGAGAGTGTATGAAAAAAAGAGTGTATATTGGAAAAGACAGACAACAAAGGTGGTTCGATTCAGAATGTTACCATAGTAGAACAGATCTCAGGCAAAATCTTCGTTTATTTCATAGCGGCCGTGTAGACAAGGATTGTTATACTGAAAAAAGAAGTAGCTATAATGAACTTATTagacaaaagaaaaaatctcATCGTCAGTCTATTATGGAGTCTTTAGATAAAGGGAGTAGTGATCCTAAATTGTTTTGGAAAACAATCAAATCTTTGGCATCTAAGGTGGCAGGTGTGATTTCCATTAATACAGAACAGTGGTACCAACATTTTCATAATGTGTTTAACTcttttacaaaagaaaataatgacCATACTGATTTTGTTGAGGATGGTGTTAATCGGGTATCTGATGGTGATGATAATGAGGAGATGTATGACATGGATGCGCTTGAACGTGTCATCACTGAAAACGAAGTAAAAGAAGCTATTAGAGTATTAAAGAATGGTAAAGCTGCAGGACCCGATTATTTAATTGGGGAGTTCTTCAAGAATTCCGCCACAGCTGTTGTGCCGTTTCTTACAAAATATTTCAATAAATTGTTTACCTCAGGACTTTACCCTGATGTATGGAcggaagccataattcatcccCTTCACAAGAAAGGTGATACGAATAATCCTGATAATTACAGAGGTATTTCATTACTATGTATATGCAGCAAATTGTATAGCTACATTTTGAACAACAGATTGACGAATTGGATCGAAAAACATGAAATACTAAATGAGAGTCAAGCTGGTTTTCGCAGAGGCTATAGTACCGTTGACCATATTTTTACACTACAAGCTTTGGTACAGAAGCAGTTATTGACACACAAGAAGTTGTATGTCGCTTTTATTGACTTTCGTAAAGCTTTTGATTCAGTTGTAAGAACTACGTTGTGGAAAACTTTGAAGAAAAATGGAGTTAAAGGAAAGATGTACCAGGCGCTCAGCTGTATGTATGACGTGGTAAAAGCAAAAGTGCGATCAGGAAGTGATTTTTCGGACTCCTTTATGTGCCCAAGGGGTCTAAAACAGGGAGAAATTTGTagtccagttttgttttctctactaATTAATGAGCTAGCTAATGATATTGTCCAGAAGGGAAAACATGGTATTCAACTTATTCCAGACTTTTTTGAAATACTCATTCTGATGTTTGCAGATGATATTATTCTTATTTCAGATTCTGTATGTGGGctccagaatcagttaaacattctgtgggattcgtctagacgtcttggacttgaagttaatttagacaaatctaatattgttgtttttcggaacggtggtcacttggccttgcgagaaagatgggtgtatggtggacatcctatgagcgttttgaacatgtataagtatttaggagtatggttgtctacacgcctgtccttctctcacactcttaatgattttgctgcaaaagggaaaaagggagtcattggtattctaaaatgtttatggcaactgggtgacagatctccagctatttttttcaagcttttcgacGCACAGATTCAACCGATGCTGTCATATGGTGCCGAAGTCTGGGGGGTTGAAGCAGACCATACACCTATAGAGAGAGTTCATTTATTCGCacttaaacgttttttgaatacgagtatgagaacaccaaatgctatggtttatggagaaacgggaaggtaccccttgtttataaacagctttgttaaatgcattcgtttttggctacgtatattgaggatgccacatcatcgccttccgagcaaggcgtataaaatgctgaaatatctccatgaacaaaataagaaaacatgggcctcctcgatctgttacactctgtacatgtacggttttgatgaagtatgggaaaaccaaggtgttggcgatgagagggcgttcctaacagcatttaaagaaacacttatttcatcctacaagcaaacctggcttgaaaatgtacaaggaagtgaacgtttctctctgtacagaaccttcaaatcaaccctaagattatccaactatttaagtgatttgaaacatattaaagctagaaatcttctgattagacttagattgggagtatctcctctgaaagtgcatcgatttcgctttaatttaaatgcaacctccgctgatttatcttgtccattttgttgtagcagtgttgaagatgaagtccactttgttttagtatgccctaaatatgctgagttaagagaatattatattccacgaaaatacactagaatcccatcattgtttaaattaaccatgctgttctcaaacactagtaagccgctattgctacgcttttctacatttgtcatgaaggcgctttccattcgtaatccataatccgtaaacgaaacagggcgatacaagtaggatgttcttgtttttgttcaatatgtgcatttgtatgctggtgcttgagatgtgctcatctccatgaaaagggcccaaggcctactcattaaaatattcagacttcagacttcagacttgtctctctgtctctctctctgtctgtctctctgtctgtctctctgtctctctctctctttctctctgtctctgtctctctctctctgtctctctctctctctgtctctctgtctctgtctctgtctctgtctctctgtctctctctctctttctcgctctctctctctctctcagtctctctctctctttctctctgtccccccctctctctctctcttcgtctctctctgtctctctgtctctgtctctctgtctctctgtctctctgtctctctgtctctgtctctctgtctctctgtctctctctctgtctctctgtctctctgtctctctgtctctgtctgtctctctgtctctctgtctctctgtctctctctctctgtctctctgtctcttcttgtctctctgtctctctgtctcttcttgtctctctgtctctctgtctcttcttgtctctctgtctcttcttgtctctctgtctctctgtctctctgtctctgtctctgtctctctgtctctctgtctctctgtctctctgtctctctgtctctctgtctctctgtctctgtctctctgtctctgtctctctgtctctgtctctctgtctctctgtctctctgtctctctctctctctctctctctctctctctctctctctctctctgtctcttcttgtctctctgtctctctgtctcttcttgtctctctgtctcttcttgtctctctgtctctctgtctcttcttgtctctctgtctctctgtctctctgtctctctgtctctctgtctctctgtctctctgtctctctctctgtctctctgtctctctgtctctctgtctctctgtctctgtctctctgtctctctgtctctgtctctctgtctctctctctctgtctctctgtctctctgtctctctctctgtctctctgtctgtctctctgtctctctctctctgtctctctgtctctctgtctctgtctctctgtctctctgtctctctgtctctctctctctctctctgtctctctgtctctctctctctgtctctctgtctctctgtctctctgtctctgtctctctgtctctctgtctctctgtctctgtctctctgtctctctgtctctctgtctctgtctctctgtctctctgtttctctctctctctctctgtctctgtctctctgtctctccatctctctgtctctgtctctctatgtctctctgtctctctgtctctgtctctctctctgtctctctctctctgtctctctctctctctttctctctctctctctctctctctctctctctgtctctctgtctctctgtctctctgtctctgtctctgtctgtccttgtctctttctatctctctctctgtttctgtctgtgtctctctctctgtttctgtctctctctgtctctctgtctctctgtctctctgtctctctctctctctgtctctctgtctctctgtctctctctctgtctctctctgtctctctatctctctgtctctctgtgtgtgtgtctctctctttctctgtctctctctctgtctctctgtctctctgtctctgtctctgtctctgtctctctctctctctatctctctctcactgtctctctgcctctgtctctctctatatgtctctctctctctgtctctctgtctctctgtctctctgtctctgtctctctgtctctgtctctctgtctctctgtctctgtctctctgtctctgtctctgtctctgtctctctctctctctctctccggcgttgtttgcttggtttttatatttagtcaagttttgactaaataatttaacgtagaggggggaatcgagacgagggtcgtggtgtatgtgtgtgtgtgtgtgtgtgtgtgtgtgtgtgtgtgtctgtgtgtgtgtgtagagcgattcagactaaactactggaccgatctttatgaaatttgacatgagagttcctgggtatgaaatccccatacgttttttttcatttttttgataaatgtctttgatgacgtcatatccggcttttcgtgaaagttgaggcggcactgtcacgccctcatttttcaaccaaattggttgaaattttggtcaagtaatcttcgacgaagcccggggttcggtattgcatttcagcttggtggcttaaaaattaattaatgactttggtcattaaaaatctgaaaattgtaaaaaaaaataaaaatttataaaacgatccaaatttacgtttatcttattctccatcatttgctgattccaaaaacatataaatatgttatattcggattaaaaacaagctctgaaaattaaatatataaaaattattatcaaaattaaattgtccaaatcaatttaaaaacactttcatcttattccttgtcggttcctgattccaaaaacatatagatatgatatgtttggattaaaaacacgctcagaaagttaaaacaaagagaggtacagaaaagcgtgctatccttcttagcgcaactgctaccccgctcttcttgtcaatttcactgcctttgccatgagcggtggactgacgatgctacgagtatacggtcttgctgaaaaatggcagctacttgactaaatattgtattttcgccttacgcgacttgttttagtttggttgtttgattggttgtttgtttgtttgtttgtttgtgtgtttgtttttttgtttttgttgttgtttatgttatgCATGTATATATAAACTCAGTGGTCGACACTGATGACGAGAGACGTTTTCGTAAGCCTCATCATGATCTTCATAATGTTCAGCATACTTATGGTAAGTAAAGTAAACCATTTCTTGTCACGACAGACAACTCTCGACCAGTGATGATttggatccacggtggcgcatacCATTCGGGGTACAGCCAGGGTTACACCGGATGGAAAGTGGCCACAGAACAGAACATCGTGGTCGTCGTCATTCAGTACAGGCTGGGGGCTCTTGGATTTCTCAGTAGCGGAGATGACTTTTTACCGGGTAAGTAGACATTTGAACACGCGTTTCAAGACcctcaaaaatctgagaaaatcgggtcttaatgtaaccgtgtgccgaaacactacgatcacctcgggaagcgaagtgcaatcaaacaggattgaaaatgttagggctaatttcttagccctataaaaactgttatgcaaacccgaaggtttccatgaacatacagacaatcggaaaccaccagaccctatcacaaacagaattctacaatacaccggtgttgactttaaaggccaacaactcgggtgcagagtctgttgtgaaaggagcggtagcctcccctgtcacattaaAAAGGACGGAGTCTCAAAATTTGGgtactttttggctcacgtaagtgtagagggccccaaagggggggtatcatcacgatcacgggaagggaaattttagctttcacgatcacagttaccttgatttttgttttcacgatcacgaacaccagtggcaaatcacggtcacggtaaaagttgcatgtacagaaagcacgtgtcaaattaaacacaaccacacagtaattcgctcctctggatctattgttttttcaacacaaagtgaTAACTggtgcacttttttattattttttgaattctctttcatatacacatagaaatacatatcatgatttgtaatcagtaacaagaatgttgttttcattgttttctctctctctctctcatgctctctctctctctctctctctctctctctctctctctctctctctctctctctctctctctctctctctctctctctgtctctctctctctctccactcatacacattcaactcccacacccccactcacacacatgaatattatacttgcacaatttcacatttccagagctaaatcttgtaaacccattttcttaAAAACttttgggtggattgaaattgaagtacatgtatgtgtgatgtgttctttattttcaactttgccatacaatttgaggtacaccatcgcctggtttcatggccttgaaaaacaaacagaaatgctacaggccaaaaatggttttacctgaaagaagcgcgcagtgccagtggcgaaaccacaagcctgagcctgcgaagcatgcgagccaactaggggggtccgggggcatgcccccccggaattttttttcaaaaaacggttaaaatctgtgcaatctggtgcattctgggcatcattttcagggctgtaatagtgttgtgatcttgttaaaaatcccattttagcctccccccaccaccattcaacacacctccaaactggtgaaaacaacactactgtgcgctggcttcattgagaccggcgcccggtcgcgttgcgcgatattcacacggatcgtttttgcggaaatttttcaacttcacgggaataaatttgactttaccggattttgaaaacggctttatcagatttccggcaattaccggaaaagtagcatgcctgacaaaatccccaacgaacatgactttgatcgtctttgacatgaggatcaagtgacccaaactggcacgtctccccgccattgtttctgaatttaacccatagTTGGTATTAAAGTtcacaggcgctaaaataaatccaagcttaatgcaaagaagcgacaattagaatctatgccaagcgtgtccacgttgctgggatgaaaaacacatttctagtttcggttttggctacacgcagactcgatctcgagcctgtcgaggtcacactgagcgagtgacagccggacgtggcaatgtcgacaatgtcaacgatctcactcaaactcaaagatcttgaaccaatttcaagatctttgcgtacattcagaacagtcatagagcaacatagagcaacatagatcaacatacatgtaccttgatatttcgtcttcggaaagaccgacccgtagcctgacctttccactaaggaaggcattctcgccgcctgctttggtctggcttgaatccacaaaatataacagaagttcgatgacagtaccgctgcacgccatttttgatcttcgaattcgaatttgactgaatgcactcaaaacttttgcacgaagcccttccattggatgaagtttggcagacttttgcaatttgccttctgattggatcttttttttgtgattggttctcttaaagggaagcaatcgctgtcaaaatcatatttctgaatgtgttgttgcttcccttcaatcgggattggctccttgacgaatagaggctcatagagtgatacagctgtgaaaaatgtacgttgaaaataaaatgctttgcaataatgcccatcacgatcacgaaaacaaatgacgatcacgatcacgagacttgatttttttgtcatcacggatcacgggcaaagtcccatcacgatcacagaaatggacatttcggcaatcacggtcacagaaaggtcaaaaaacgccaatcacgatcacgattttaaaccctttggggccctctagcctatgcgatgctaacttttgtctgtctgtgcgtgcgtgcgtatgtatgtatgtggtagaaactctaacatttgaagacgtcacattacattgacgtcacattatgacgtaagagggtttgacgtcacgcgaaggaattactgaaagtctcggtcattgtttttttgagcgggccgagactagttggcagtcgtgtccctgtaacatgcagacagacagatctagatctagtgtctcgctttcttgcacagtttcacctatgcgctttctgtgtgtgtgtgtgtgtgtgtgtgtgtgtgtgtgtgtgtgtgtgtgtgtgtatgtgtgtgtgtgtttgtgtatgtgtgtgtgtgtgtgtgtttgtatgtatgtgtgtgtgtgtatgtgtgtgtgtgtgtgtgtgtgtgtgtgtgtgtgtgatggagtgattgagtttgtgttactgtttgtcgatttcttacgtgagccttgaaggcttcgcctcttgttatagaggttatgaacagaaactctgagaaaaccttctttttttttaaaaggagggagtctaaaattgagggcggggggggggggggggggaggggggagtcttGAAAGGGGACACTGTAGTCGAACTTGTCTACGaccagtggcgtggtggtaagacgtcggcctcctaatcgggaggtcgtgagttcgaatcccggtcgctgccgcctggtgggttaagagtggagatttttccgatctcccaggtcaacttatgtgcagacctgctagtgacttaacccccttcgtgtgttcacgcaagcacaagaccaagtgcgcacggaaaagatcctgtaatccatgtcggagttcggtgggttatggaaacacgaaaatacccagcatgcctactcaacgaaagcggagtgagctgactatgctctcagagtatagtgtggggaacccaaatgggcaaacgagctcacacataaccagaaaattctgaaacgctgaagaagaagaacttgtCTACACCGACCTCCCTAGAGACGACAAAAAGTGGTCGCTATCTTAGATCGGTTTCTGTGTAAACTCCGAGACCTGCACCGCATGCCACTTTGTAAAATGACCTTTCTCTCCAGGAAATTACGGATTGTGGGATCAGTTGCTGGCCTTGAAATGGGTCAAGGACAACATCCGAGGCTTCGGGGGTGACGTGTCCATGATAACCATCGTCGGGGAGTCCGCGGGGGCAAGCAGTGTCAGCCAGCACACGGTATCCCGGCATTCCTCGGGCCTGTTCCACAGAGCTGTCATGATGAGTGGCACTGTGGAGGCCTATTGGTGCTTCAGACGAAATCCCAGGTTGGTGGCTGTTctcttgttgttattgttattagtGGGGGTCGTCGTCGTGATGGCGATGGTGGTTGCTGGCATGATTGACATGTGGCACTGCAGACGCATCTTGGAATACTAGCATTTGTGGTCATTTGGATGGAGGTCAGGAAGGAGGAGTAGGTGACGGTGGTGGTTATCACACTTAATTAGTATCACTGTGGATGCCTCTTGGTGCTTCAAAAAATCCTAGGTCGGTTTCCATTTTaattgttgtggtggtggtggtggtggtgatggcggTGGTTGCCGTGACAGTTATTGTTTGCCATTATGAATAATGGGAAAGCAAAAGTGGATTGGTTCTTCAAATGGATACCTAGGCTTGTTTTCCGACATCattatcctcctcctcctcctcttgaTGTCGTACTAATATGTTTCAAATTGGCCACTTCTGCCACTGAGGACGCTAAATGTGAattgcatcatcatcataatcatcttcGACCTCCTCATCGTCTGCTTGCTTGGGTGTTGACCCGGCAGTGATAAAAGAAAAAGTACGCATCACAGTCCTTGTCATACATATCCCTTTTAGGTCATGTCagtttcctgtgaggacgttaagcctCATCTATAGTACATtccttgtgtatgtgtatatagtAGTGTGTTCGTATGTCGAAACAGGGCGACCTTTGACAGAATGTCTAAAGTCGCTGGATGCGGAGAAAACTCCACATCTCAAGAATCCAGACTGGACTGCCTGATGAAGGTCCCAGCAGACGACATCCACAGCGCGGCAGTCGCCACAGAAGCCGGAGACTTTGTCACCTTCGTTCCGGTCATCGACGGCAACTTCTTCCCCAACGACCTTCACAACCTGCTCAAGGACGAAGACTATCTCTCCTCCGTGGGTTTCTACGACTATGACGTTCTGATGGGTGTTCTGAACAACGAAGGGGTAATCACGTTCACCACTCTGATCACTCTCTCGCCCACCGTCCTCGCAACGGGGCGCGTTCCTTATCAGGACATCGATGGTGTTCTACTGGACGGACTCATGCTTCAAGAGCAAGGCGAGAATCACGATCCCAACTCTAAAGACGCTGTGAACTACCGGTACTTCTACCCTAGGGATCCTGCAGAGTCTTCTGTGCCTTTGCGAACGTTCTTCGACCTGTACACAGATTCCAGCTTCGCTGCGCCCGCCGTCAAGTACCTGAGAAATCACGCGAGGAGAGATGGTATGTCCAAGGCGGGAGCGGTTTCAACACCCACACCAACTCCTACCACAGCTGCGGCGCAATCCCCACGGCAGTCTAAATCCTACTTCTACTACTTCGACTGGGTTCCATCGCTGACCAGGGGCAGCCTGTTCGCCGGGATGCCTCATGGTCTGGACGTTGACTACCTGTTCGGACTGACCAACGCTTCGCTGGCACGGTACGGGCCGATGACACCGCACGGGATTATTTCACAGCAAGAGCACGATTTGTCCAGGATGTATGGTGACATGATCGGCGCTTTTGTTCGAACAGGGTGAGTGTtggggataggggggggggggggatgggggggggggatgggggaggtGAGGGTGAGGATAGAGAAAGAGGGTGTTTGTGTTGGtggtgagtttgtgtgtgtgtgtgtgtgtgtgtgtgtgtgtgtgtgtgtgtgtgtgtgtgtgtgtgtgtgaatagttACACTATTTTCTCTGTCAGACACAAATACGTACGCACACTATCATACATGCagacacgcacttacgcacgcactctttgtcacacacacacacacacacacactcacacacacacacacactgtgcacacacgcacacaccactgacacacactgtgcacacacgcacacaccacacacacacacactcacacacacacacacaagcgcgcacaATATCTATCAAGCGACATACTTGTTTCAACAGCATTTTCACATTTCAAAGCTCTAACGAGAAGATTGCCAATGCCATACTCTTTTTAGCAAAGACTACCGTTATCCTCTTCAACTATTCCCCCCTTTGTTCTAATGTGATGAAAGGTTTAAGGATCTCGTGTTAACAGTTCGACTTCCCATCTTGTGATAAGacagggtggccgagtggtaaagtgcacttgcctcggaagcgagaggttgcgagttcgaccatgggtcggggcgtaaggccccccccaaaaaaataggtctgtttacggtaacataggccccaaaaatagggtcggtaggtcttttttttttttttttttccaaaaaaccatatttttacgttattttgcaaaaaaacagatttttttttccccaaatgccaaaaaaaagtctagggtcgcgcgaaaaaaatagggtcggtcgtgttactgtaaacagactattttttgtttgttggcctaagcaattttcttccccctttcctagcccatgcaggtggtgggttcaagtgctagtctttcggatgagacgaaaaaccgaggtcccttcgtgtacactacattggggtgtgcacgttaaagatcccacgattgacaaaagggtctttcctggcaaaaatgtataggcatagataaaaaaaaaatgtccaccaaatacccgtgtgacttggaataataggccgtgaaaagtaaatattcgccgtcttcttcttcttcttggcgttcgcagaggttacacaatcagtccagcactggtgataaatgttgtcgttttctccaactcctgtcgactgtcgtatagtttggtctgcaagggagttggtgacggccacacttcttttcgttcctcatctagtaagggacatcgctgtaagatgtgttccgctgtttggtcctcttgaccgcaggcacaggttggtgatggcgccagcttgaactttcggttcatgtgagcattgagcctgttgtggccagtacgcagcctgatgaggttgacttgctgctctctggacattgtgtggtagtcatctctgtttgtccttggcctcatcaatgccttgatgattgtcttctgctcactaaagctgacactgttttcaggttggtcttccacggctccttcttttgccagctcatctgccctttcatttcctggtatcccacagtgtgctggtatccactggaggacaactcttctggtttgtctgaccatctgtaatgctttggccagctgtgggagtttgtcgttctctagggcctgaaggactgaaagggcgtccgagaggaagacaacttggtagcaagggtctgcggagatttactggccgatgtgaat is a window from the Littorina saxatilis isolate snail1 unplaced genomic scaffold, US_GU_Lsax_2.0 scaffold_1790, whole genome shotgun sequence genome containing:
- the LOC138957099 gene encoding neuroligin-4, Y-linked-like gives rise to the protein MIWIHGGAYHSGYSQGYTGWKVATEQNIVVVVIQYRLGALGFLSSGDDFLPGNYGLWDQLLALKWVKDNIRGFGGDVSMITIVGESAGASSVSQHTVSRHSSGLFHRAVMMSGTVEAYWCFRRNPRATFDRMSKVAGCGENSTSQESRLDCLMKVPADDIHSAAVATEAGDFVTFVPVIDGNFFPNDLHNLLKDEDYLSSVGFYDYDVLMGVLNNEGVITFTTLITLSPTVLATGRVPYQDIDGVLLDGLMLQEQGENHDPNSKDAVNYRYFYPRDPAESSVPLRTFFDLYTDSSFAAPAVKYLRNHARRDGMSKAGAVSTPTPTPTTAAAQSPRQSKSYFYYFDWVPSLTRGSLFAGMPHGLDVDYLFGLTNASLARYGPMTPHGIISQQEHDLSRMYGDMIGAFVRTGNPNNGISPSFNLGNQWLPYDVSKETFLRFSPTPSIDHHLRPSTTSLWVDLVPRLHSRWLQQTANGIPGPTATEIPGPTATEKTPTAERSQSEKLTDFNVTASEANAMLISLIIVSAVLLLLNLFLLVIFIRVCRRKTASKYEMKNMDRSHNNN